One window of the Archangium primigenium genome contains the following:
- the uvrA gene encoding excinuclease ABC subunit UvrA, giving the protein MHKTHLVGARTHNLQSLSVDLAEGELVCLTGISGSGKSSLALDTLYAEGQRRFVESFSPYARQFLERLERPPMDALEPVAAGVAVDRRAPVKSSRSTVATLADVEAYLSALFTREAMPICSQCGVEAVRTDARVAAQATLDAEPEAPTVLTFPVRIADTAEFIGVRARLLKDGFHRVMVRGEVAELESLKPSEATDSAGVAHVVVDRVKLVKSQLSRVTAALETAWAQANGEAVAFTPAGPRRIRRGLVCPKCAREFEQARPGLFSYQSPTGACLTCRGFGRTIGIDWDKVIPNPNLSLDKGALRPWTGKSSEWERKMMLAYAREQRIPTDVAWGKLTAAQREKILQGAGDYDGGRVYPGVRAWFRWMEGRTYKMHVRVLLSRYRAYSLCPDCKGARLNEAALAWRVGGLNLAHWHGLELSDARARLDGLKVQTGQGELVRRELAGRLGYLERVGLGYLTLDRPARTLSGGEAQRVSLTAALGTSLTGALFVLDEPTVGLHPADVGPLTGAMAELATRGNIALVIEHDPLVVRSAHRVLELGPGAGKHGGTLCFDGTPKALAKRADLPTGRLLSGSGEVKHTPRPRKGELVVRNARAHNLQGVSVRVPLGVLCAITGPSGSGKSTLMDEIIHRHLARALGEKDAEVPGEADGVDGLEAVGSVTFVDQSPLGRTSRGNAATYTKAWDRLRERFASEPEAEVRGLTSAHFSFNVDKGRCEACSGEGYETVEMQFLADVSLLCPVCRGRRFKEEVLAIRHQGLSVADVLEATVDDVLARFGDDKALRRALGPVSTLGLGYLTLGQPLSTLSGGEAQRLKLARALASEAKDSLFLIDEPSAGLHDADVRRVLAALHALVEQGASVLVVDHDLVVMRGADWIIDLGPGGGRNGGRLVVEGTPAEVAKGPGLTAAALRGELPEVVVPPRKVKGTADAPPAIEVDHAREHNLQDVSCRIPLGKMTVVTGPSGSGKSSLVFDVVFAEGQRRFLETLTPYARQFLPTMPRPDVERIGSLPPSVALEQRTSRAGGTSTVATVTEVAHYLRLLFAKLGQAHCPNDDTPIAATSPEAMYAQLIAMKGEGALLAPVVRARKGTYLDVFTAAARAGIEKAIADGKEVFNDRPPALAKTREHDIDLVLYEGRLSKLPREVFDKALGWGKGALKARVGTKETLLSSERTCPTCGFSVPELDPRWFSFNTKQGRCEACEGTGIQGGPEALAEGHTERCETCEGSRLEPIPRAVRLEGSRYHEVVQRSVSSTLARVREWKFKGDRALIGEPSRQELLRRMEFLERVGLGYLSLDRNAATLSGGEMQRLRLSAQLGAGLTGAMYVLDEPTIGLHPRDTHRLLTNLRELVHTGSTVLVVEHDTDTIRAADHLIELGPTGGRGGGRILAEGPPEQVLQNEDAPTARALREPAVLAGPARGAPTKWIDLKGASIHNLQDVDLRIPVGRLTVVSGVSGSGKSTLVRQVLYPALREELGLVTARPGAYKSLTGVDAIRRVLSVDQSPIGRTPRSVPATFLGVWDELRRAFAATPEAKVRGFGPTRFSFNSASGGRCTACDGQGAISHEMSFLPDVVTPCEACGGARFDAATLEVRYHGLTIGDALRLSADEAKDVFHALPKVAAPLACLSDLGVGYLQLGQGSNTLSGGEAQRLKLASELTASTRHEPTLYVLDEPTTGLHLGDVSKLIAFLRRLVDRGDTLVVIEHHPSVIASADHVVELGPEGGAAGGRVVAEGTPREVSRLKTATGRVLRSLFPDESPPRKAARGR; this is encoded by the coding sequence ATGCACAAGACTCACCTCGTGGGCGCGCGCACCCACAACCTCCAGTCCTTGTCGGTGGATCTCGCGGAGGGCGAGCTGGTCTGCCTCACCGGCATCTCCGGCTCCGGCAAGTCCAGCCTGGCGCTCGACACCCTGTATGCCGAGGGTCAGCGCCGCTTCGTCGAGAGCTTCAGCCCCTACGCCCGCCAGTTCCTCGAGCGGCTGGAGCGCCCGCCCATGGACGCCCTGGAGCCCGTGGCCGCCGGAGTGGCCGTGGACCGGCGCGCCCCCGTGAAGAGCTCGCGCTCCACCGTGGCCACGCTGGCCGACGTGGAGGCGTACCTGTCCGCGCTCTTCACGCGCGAGGCGATGCCGATTTGCTCCCAGTGCGGGGTGGAGGCGGTGCGCACGGACGCGCGCGTGGCGGCCCAGGCCACCCTGGACGCCGAGCCCGAGGCGCCCACGGTGCTCACGTTTCCGGTGCGCATCGCGGACACCGCGGAGTTCATCGGCGTGCGGGCGCGGCTGCTCAAGGACGGCTTCCACCGGGTGATGGTGCGCGGCGAGGTGGCGGAGCTGGAGTCGCTCAAGCCGAGCGAGGCCACGGACTCGGCGGGCGTGGCGCACGTGGTGGTGGACCGGGTGAAGCTGGTGAAGTCGCAGCTGAGCCGGGTGACGGCGGCGCTGGAGACGGCGTGGGCGCAGGCCAACGGCGAGGCGGTGGCCTTCACGCCCGCGGGGCCGCGACGCATCCGCCGGGGTCTGGTGTGCCCGAAGTGCGCGCGTGAGTTCGAGCAGGCCCGGCCGGGACTCTTCAGCTACCAGTCGCCCACGGGCGCGTGCCTCACGTGTCGGGGCTTCGGCCGCACCATCGGCATCGACTGGGACAAGGTCATCCCCAACCCGAACCTCAGCCTGGACAAGGGGGCCCTGCGCCCCTGGACGGGCAAGTCGTCCGAGTGGGAGCGCAAGATGATGCTCGCCTACGCGCGCGAGCAGCGCATCCCCACGGACGTGGCCTGGGGCAAGCTCACCGCCGCCCAGCGCGAGAAGATCCTCCAGGGCGCGGGCGACTACGACGGGGGCCGCGTCTACCCGGGCGTGCGCGCGTGGTTCCGCTGGATGGAGGGCCGCACGTACAAGATGCACGTGCGCGTCTTGCTCTCGCGCTACCGCGCCTATTCGTTGTGCCCGGACTGCAAGGGCGCGCGCCTGAACGAGGCCGCGCTGGCCTGGCGCGTGGGCGGCTTGAACCTGGCCCACTGGCACGGGCTGGAGCTGTCGGACGCGCGTGCGCGCCTGGACGGCCTCAAGGTCCAGACGGGCCAGGGCGAGCTGGTGCGCCGCGAGCTGGCGGGCCGCCTGGGCTACCTGGAGCGGGTGGGCCTGGGCTACCTCACCCTGGACCGGCCGGCGCGCACGCTGTCCGGCGGCGAGGCCCAGCGGGTGTCGCTCACCGCCGCCCTGGGCACCTCGCTCACCGGCGCGCTCTTCGTGCTGGACGAGCCCACGGTGGGCCTGCACCCCGCGGACGTGGGGCCGCTCACCGGCGCCATGGCGGAGCTGGCCACGCGCGGCAACATCGCCCTGGTCATCGAGCATGATCCGCTCGTGGTCCGCTCCGCGCACCGCGTGCTGGAGCTGGGCCCCGGCGCGGGCAAGCACGGCGGCACGTTGTGCTTCGACGGCACGCCCAAGGCGCTGGCCAAACGCGCCGACCTGCCCACCGGTCGCCTCCTGTCGGGCTCGGGCGAGGTGAAGCACACGCCCCGTCCGCGCAAGGGCGAGCTCGTGGTGCGCAACGCCCGCGCCCACAACCTCCAGGGCGTGTCCGTGCGCGTGCCGCTCGGCGTGCTGTGCGCCATCACCGGGCCCAGCGGCTCGGGCAAGAGCACGCTGATGGATGAAATCATCCACCGGCACCTGGCGCGCGCCCTGGGTGAGAAGGACGCCGAGGTGCCCGGCGAGGCCGACGGCGTGGACGGCCTGGAGGCCGTGGGCAGCGTCACCTTCGTGGACCAGTCCCCGCTGGGGCGCACCTCGCGCGGCAACGCGGCCACGTACACCAAGGCGTGGGACCGGCTGCGCGAGCGCTTCGCCTCCGAGCCCGAGGCCGAGGTGCGCGGCCTCACCTCGGCGCACTTCTCCTTCAACGTGGACAAGGGGCGCTGCGAGGCCTGCTCGGGCGAGGGCTACGAGACGGTGGAGATGCAGTTCCTCGCCGACGTGTCGCTCCTGTGCCCGGTGTGCCGGGGCCGCCGCTTCAAGGAAGAGGTGCTCGCCATCCGCCACCAGGGCTTGTCCGTGGCGGACGTGCTGGAGGCCACCGTGGACGACGTGCTCGCGCGCTTCGGCGACGACAAGGCCCTGCGGCGCGCGCTCGGGCCCGTGTCCACGCTGGGCCTGGGCTACCTGACGCTCGGCCAGCCCCTGTCCACGCTGTCCGGCGGCGAGGCCCAGCGCCTCAAGCTCGCGCGCGCCCTGGCCAGTGAGGCGAAGGACTCGCTCTTCCTCATCGACGAGCCCAGCGCCGGCCTGCACGACGCGGACGTGCGCCGGGTGCTCGCCGCGCTGCACGCGCTGGTGGAGCAGGGCGCCAGCGTGCTCGTGGTGGACCATGACCTGGTCGTCATGCGCGGCGCGGACTGGATCATCGACCTGGGGCCGGGCGGTGGCCGCAACGGCGGACGCCTGGTGGTCGAGGGCACCCCGGCGGAGGTGGCCAAGGGCCCCGGGCTCACCGCGGCGGCGCTGCGCGGCGAGCTGCCCGAGGTGGTGGTGCCGCCGCGCAAGGTCAAGGGCACGGCGGACGCGCCGCCCGCCATCGAGGTGGACCACGCGCGCGAGCACAACCTCCAGGACGTGTCGTGCCGCATCCCCCTGGGGAAGATGACGGTGGTGACGGGGCCGAGCGGCTCGGGCAAGAGCTCGCTCGTGTTCGACGTGGTGTTCGCCGAGGGCCAGCGCCGCTTCCTGGAGACGCTCACCCCCTACGCGCGCCAGTTCCTGCCCACCATGCCCCGGCCGGACGTGGAGCGCATCGGCAGCCTGCCGCCGTCCGTGGCGCTTGAGCAGCGCACCTCGCGCGCGGGAGGCACCAGCACCGTGGCCACCGTCACCGAGGTGGCCCACTACCTGCGCCTGTTGTTCGCCAAGCTCGGGCAGGCCCACTGCCCCAACGACGACACGCCCATCGCCGCCACCTCACCCGAGGCCATGTACGCGCAGCTCATCGCCATGAAGGGCGAGGGCGCGCTGCTGGCCCCGGTGGTGCGCGCGCGCAAGGGCACCTACCTGGACGTCTTCACCGCCGCGGCCCGCGCGGGCATCGAGAAGGCCATCGCCGACGGTAAGGAGGTCTTCAACGACCGGCCGCCCGCGCTCGCCAAGACGCGCGAGCACGACATCGACCTCGTCCTGTACGAGGGCCGGCTGTCCAAGCTGCCGCGCGAGGTGTTCGACAAGGCGCTCGGCTGGGGCAAGGGCGCGCTCAAGGCGCGCGTGGGCACCAAGGAGACGCTCCTGTCGAGCGAGCGCACCTGCCCCACATGTGGCTTCTCCGTGCCGGAGCTGGATCCGCGCTGGTTCTCCTTCAACACGAAGCAGGGCCGGTGCGAGGCGTGCGAGGGCACGGGCATCCAGGGCGGTCCCGAGGCGCTGGCCGAGGGCCACACCGAGCGCTGCGAGACGTGCGAGGGCTCGCGGCTGGAGCCCATTCCCCGTGCCGTGCGGCTGGAGGGCTCGCGCTACCACGAGGTGGTGCAGCGCTCCGTGTCCTCCACGCTCGCCCGGGTGCGCGAGTGGAAGTTCAAGGGGGACCGGGCGCTGATCGGCGAGCCGTCGCGCCAGGAGCTCTTGCGGCGCATGGAGTTCCTCGAGCGGGTGGGCCTGGGCTACCTGTCGTTGGACCGCAACGCCGCCACGCTCTCGGGCGGCGAGATGCAGCGGCTGCGGCTGTCGGCGCAGCTGGGCGCGGGCCTCACGGGCGCCATGTACGTGCTGGACGAGCCCACCATCGGCCTGCACCCGCGCGACACCCACCGGCTGCTCACCAACCTGCGCGAGCTCGTGCACACGGGCTCCACCGTGCTGGTGGTGGAGCACGACACGGACACCATCCGCGCGGCGGATCACCTCATCGAGCTCGGCCCCACCGGAGGCCGGGGCGGTGGCCGCATCCTCGCCGAGGGCCCGCCGGAGCAGGTGCTCCAGAACGAGGACGCCCCCACGGCCCGGGCCCTGCGGGAGCCCGCGGTGCTGGCGGGCCCCGCGCGCGGCGCGCCCACGAAGTGGATCGACCTCAAGGGCGCGAGCATCCACAACCTCCAGGACGTGGACCTGCGCATCCCGGTGGGTCGGCTCACCGTGGTGTCGGGCGTGTCGGGCTCGGGCAAGAGCACGCTCGTGCGGCAGGTGCTCTACCCCGCGCTGCGCGAGGAGCTGGGCCTGGTGACGGCGCGGCCGGGCGCCTACAAGTCCCTCACGGGCGTGGACGCCATCCGCCGGGTGCTGTCGGTGGACCAGTCGCCCATCGGCCGCACGCCGCGCTCGGTGCCCGCCACCTTCCTGGGCGTGTGGGACGAGCTGCGGCGGGCGTTCGCCGCCACCCCGGAGGCGAAGGTGCGGGGCTTCGGGCCCACGCGCTTCTCCTTCAACTCCGCGTCGGGGGGCCGGTGCACCGCGTGCGACGGCCAGGGCGCCATCTCCCACGAGATGTCCTTCCTGCCGGACGTGGTCACGCCCTGCGAGGCGTGCGGCGGGGCGCGCTTCGACGCCGCCACGCTCGAGGTGCGCTACCACGGGCTCACCATTGGTGACGCGCTGCGTCTGTCCGCCGACGAGGCCAAGGACGTGTTCCACGCCCTGCCCAAGGTGGCCGCGCCGCTCGCGTGCCTGTCGGACCTGGGCGTGGGCTACCTGCAGCTCGGCCAGGGCTCCAACACCCTGTCGGGCGGCGAGGCGCAGCGGCTCAAGCTGGCCTCGGAGCTGACGGCCTCCACGCGCCACGAGCCCACGCTGTACGTGCTGGACGAGCCCACCACGGGCCTGCACCTGGGGGACGTGTCCAAGCTCATCGCCTTCCTGCGTCGGCTGGTGGACCGGGGCGACACGCTGGTGGTCATCGAGCACCACCCGAGCGTCATCGCCTCGGCGGACCACGTGGTGGAGCTGGGCCCCGAGGGCGGTGCGGCCGGTGGCCGGGTCGTGGCCGAGGGCACGCCTCGCGAGGTGTCCCGGCTCAAGACGGCCACGGGTCGGGTGCTGCGCTCCCTGTTCCCGGACGAGTCGCCCCCTCGCAAGGCGGCGCGGGGGCGGTAG
- a CDS encoding cytochrome P450, translating to MSVRINLLAPEIRANPYPFYARLRREAPVSQVDPGGLWAVTRYEDVLHVLKHPQLFSSEGFRQAYRPGWISNYPLADSVLVMDPPRHTRLRALINRAFGASVLTRIEPRVRELAARIVAALPEEQEVDFVAAWSVPMPMGVLGELLGLSPELHPRLIRWAQHFAQFTSIGPDDPERQQAMRDTVDEARGHFQQVLDERRRHPGDDLMSDLLRAQVEGESLSDTELLGFMVLLLIGGLETTLHLLSHTALRLRLQPELMTRLREQPALVPRFVEEALRHEPPAHGVLRLTSEETELGGVRLPRGARLLLLMGAATRDEAYCEDPERFDPTRTAPQNLPFGHGIHFCLGSQLARLEARLSLEALVARFGRLSAGAEPLTWNSSLIVRGPARLPLVAHRD from the coding sequence ATGAGCGTTCGCATCAACCTGCTGGCCCCGGAGATCCGCGCCAACCCCTACCCCTTCTACGCCCGGCTGCGCCGCGAGGCCCCGGTGAGTCAGGTGGACCCGGGCGGCCTGTGGGCGGTGACGCGCTACGAGGACGTGCTGCACGTGCTCAAGCACCCCCAGCTCTTCTCCTCCGAGGGCTTCCGCCAGGCCTACCGCCCGGGGTGGATCTCCAACTACCCGCTCGCGGACTCGGTGCTGGTGATGGACCCACCGCGTCACACCCGGCTGCGCGCGCTCATCAACCGCGCCTTCGGGGCCTCGGTGCTCACGCGCATCGAGCCGCGCGTGCGGGAACTCGCCGCGCGCATCGTCGCGGCGCTGCCCGAGGAGCAGGAGGTGGACTTCGTGGCGGCCTGGTCCGTGCCCATGCCCATGGGGGTGCTGGGCGAGCTGCTCGGGCTGAGCCCCGAGTTGCACCCGCGCCTCATCCGCTGGGCGCAGCACTTCGCCCAGTTCACGAGCATTGGCCCGGACGACCCCGAGCGGCAGCAGGCCATGCGCGACACGGTGGACGAGGCGCGCGGCCACTTCCAGCAGGTGCTGGACGAGCGGCGGCGCCACCCCGGGGACGATCTGATGAGCGACCTGCTGCGGGCCCAGGTGGAGGGCGAGTCCCTGTCGGACACCGAGCTGCTGGGCTTCATGGTCCTGCTGCTCATCGGCGGCCTGGAGACGACCCTGCACCTGCTGAGCCACACCGCCCTGCGCTTGCGGTTGCAGCCGGAGTTGATGACGCGGCTGCGCGAGCAGCCCGCGCTCGTGCCGCGCTTCGTGGAGGAGGCGCTGCGCCACGAGCCGCCGGCGCACGGCGTGCTGCGGCTGACGAGCGAGGAGACGGAGCTGGGCGGGGTGCGGCTGCCCCGGGGCGCGCGGCTGCTGCTGCTCATGGGCGCGGCCACCCGGGACGAGGCCTACTGCGAGGACCCCGAGCGCTTCGACCCGACCCGCACCGCGCCCCAGAACCTGCCCTTCGGCCATGGCATCCACTTCTGCCTCGGCTCGCAGCTCGCGCGGCTGGAGGCACGCCTGTCCCTGGAGGCGCTCGTCGCCCGCTTCGGTCGGCTGTCCGCGGGCGCCGAGCCCCTCACGTGGAACAGCTCGCTCATCGTGCGCGGCCCGGCCCGCCTGCCCCTGGTGGCGCACCGGGACTGA
- a CDS encoding S1 family peptidase: MSDVDTGFPVVQEAAAQAISSLALLEMPHRQGVGFLLSPGGVLVTNLHVVAGAEELSVLLSDGRFLSVEHVIAFDEKRDLALFQLPVRGVEALRPDAHAPPREGAPLFILHPSPDGQLRLLETRVHAVQELDDTLTFLELEGALPEESSGSPAFDASGAWVGVATCAFADGRPVTIVIPSGYVLPLLEQPGTHPLSTLGQARPAASRQRQVPHHSLALLEGCGPDVLEEVALTLLQSIQLGAPLYNRGDPAACYQLYARAAEKLLRERTDCPGVQSALRQGLERCARLDGADGRAWALRDTFDGLIQVIDRWLRAQAALVTRVAPRDYLQ, encoded by the coding sequence ATGTCCGACGTCGACACCGGATTTCCCGTGGTCCAGGAGGCCGCCGCCCAGGCCATCTCCTCGCTGGCGCTCCTGGAGATGCCGCATCGCCAGGGCGTCGGGTTCCTGTTGTCCCCTGGAGGCGTGCTCGTCACCAACCTCCACGTGGTCGCGGGGGCCGAGGAGCTCTCCGTCCTGCTCTCCGACGGGCGCTTCCTGTCCGTGGAGCACGTCATCGCCTTCGACGAGAAGCGGGACCTGGCCCTCTTCCAACTTCCGGTGCGCGGAGTCGAGGCGCTGCGGCCCGACGCCCACGCCCCGCCCCGCGAGGGCGCCCCCCTCTTCATCCTCCACCCGAGCCCGGACGGCCAGCTGCGCCTGCTGGAGACGCGCGTGCACGCCGTCCAGGAACTCGACGACACCCTCACCTTCCTCGAATTGGAGGGCGCGCTGCCGGAGGAGTCCTCGGGCAGTCCCGCCTTCGATGCCTCGGGGGCCTGGGTGGGCGTGGCCACGTGTGCCTTCGCGGATGGACGGCCCGTCACCATCGTCATCCCCTCGGGCTACGTGCTGCCCCTGTTGGAGCAGCCGGGCACCCACCCGTTGTCCACGCTCGGGCAGGCGCGCCCCGCGGCGTCCCGGCAGCGACAGGTGCCCCATCACTCGCTCGCCCTGTTGGAGGGGTGCGGCCCGGATGTGCTCGAGGAGGTGGCGCTCACGCTCCTGCAGTCCATCCAGCTCGGCGCGCCCCTCTACAACCGCGGAGACCCCGCGGCGTGCTACCAGCTCTATGCCCGCGCCGCCGAGAAGCTCCTCCGGGAACGGACGGACTGTCCGGGCGTCCAATCGGCCCTGCGGCAGGGCCTGGAGCGCTGCGCCCGGCTGGATGGCGCGGACGGACGGGCCTGGGCCCTGCGCGACACCTTCGACGGGCTCATCCAGGTCATCGACCGGTGGCTGCGTGCCCAGGCGGCGCTCGTCACGCGGGTGGCGCCCCGCGACTACCTGCAATAG
- a CDS encoding ATP-binding protein has product MRALLVPSASTDLTSVERLMRQIGMVPTRVRDEEGAVAAFAHHPFPMVVMGMDDQGDRIVLVRALRASVRGSQTALVLVANPEQLELLPPLLDAGVDEFLSLPLDEPTTLHRLRLARRRASERPAPLPEDFELDGLCAVLLRESPLPTCITTREGNAFVEVNEAFTRLFGYSREEMLWRTPRDLNLWESPIEQERMAARMREQGIVRGAEARMRTKQGELRDVLVYVGIAEYAGTPHIVSLFPDVTERKQLQARLQLADRMASVGTLAAGVAHEINNPLAYVTANLGYVHAELTRQLDRGTTTLKPVCAALDEALQGADRVQHIVGDLKTFSRETQEKLQAVNVGKVLDSTLNLASAEIRHRARLVKAYGDNVPAVHGNHSRLGQVFLNLLVNAVQSLPSDGDAEQHEIRVTTRPHADGRVVVEISDTGAGIAPELMGRIFDPFFTTKAPGTGTGLGLSICHNLITAMGGELHVQSDLGRGTTFQVLLPASQLEFVPEQERAPLPDYEGGPRCRVLVIDDEPLLCSAVERILGPHHDVEFTTLAAEVLPRLEAGERFDLILCDLMMPRMNGMDFHAALHRLRPELTGRVIFLTGGAFTPQARSFLERIPNRRVEKPFNARALLEVTREVLASVG; this is encoded by the coding sequence ATGCGCGCCCTGCTGGTGCCATCCGCGAGCACCGACCTGACCTCCGTGGAGCGGCTCATGCGCCAGATCGGCATGGTGCCCACCCGGGTCAGGGACGAGGAGGGCGCCGTCGCCGCGTTCGCGCACCACCCCTTCCCCATGGTCGTCATGGGCATGGATGACCAGGGCGACCGCATCGTGCTCGTGCGCGCGCTCCGGGCCAGCGTGCGCGGCTCCCAGACGGCGCTGGTGCTCGTGGCCAACCCCGAGCAGTTGGAGCTGCTGCCCCCCCTGCTGGACGCGGGCGTGGACGAGTTCTTGTCGCTGCCGCTGGACGAGCCCACCACCCTCCACCGGCTGCGGCTCGCCCGACGCCGGGCGTCCGAGCGGCCCGCGCCCCTGCCCGAGGACTTCGAGCTGGACGGCCTGTGCGCGGTGCTGCTGCGCGAGAGTCCCCTGCCCACCTGCATCACCACGCGCGAGGGCAACGCCTTCGTCGAGGTGAACGAGGCCTTCACGCGGCTGTTCGGCTACTCGCGCGAGGAGATGCTCTGGCGCACCCCGCGCGACCTGAACCTGTGGGAGTCGCCCATCGAGCAGGAGCGCATGGCGGCGCGCATGCGCGAGCAGGGCATCGTCCGGGGCGCCGAGGCGCGCATGCGCACCAAGCAGGGCGAGCTGCGCGACGTGCTCGTCTACGTGGGCATCGCCGAGTACGCGGGCACCCCGCACATCGTCTCCCTCTTCCCGGACGTCACCGAGCGCAAACAGCTCCAGGCGCGCCTGCAGCTCGCCGACCGGATGGCCTCGGTGGGCACGCTGGCCGCGGGCGTGGCGCACGAGATCAACAACCCCCTGGCCTACGTGACGGCCAACCTCGGCTACGTGCACGCGGAGCTGACGCGGCAGTTGGACCGCGGCACCACGACGCTCAAGCCCGTGTGCGCCGCGCTCGACGAGGCCCTGCAGGGCGCGGACCGGGTGCAGCACATCGTGGGCGACTTGAAGACGTTCTCGCGCGAGACCCAGGAGAAGCTCCAGGCGGTGAACGTGGGCAAGGTGCTCGACTCCACGCTCAACCTGGCCTCCGCGGAGATCCGCCACCGGGCGCGGCTGGTGAAGGCGTACGGCGACAACGTGCCGGCGGTGCACGGCAACCACTCGCGCCTGGGCCAGGTGTTCCTCAACCTGCTGGTCAACGCCGTGCAGTCGCTGCCCTCGGACGGAGACGCCGAGCAGCATGAAATCCGCGTCACCACGCGTCCGCACGCGGACGGGCGGGTGGTGGTGGAGATCTCCGACACGGGCGCGGGCATCGCCCCGGAGCTGATGGGCCGCATCTTCGATCCGTTCTTCACCACCAAGGCCCCCGGCACGGGCACGGGCCTGGGGCTGTCCATCTGCCACAACCTCATCACCGCCATGGGCGGCGAGCTGCACGTGCAGAGCGACCTGGGCCGGGGCACCACCTTCCAGGTGCTCCTGCCCGCCTCCCAGCTGGAGTTCGTGCCGGAGCAGGAGCGCGCGCCGCTGCCCGACTACGAGGGCGGCCCCCGCTGCCGGGTGCTCGTCATCGACGACGAGCCGCTGCTGTGCTCGGCGGTGGAGCGCATCCTGGGGCCCCACCACGACGTGGAGTTCACCACCCTGGCGGCCGAGGTCCTGCCCCGCCTGGAGGCCGGGGAGCGCTTCGACCTCATCCTCTGCGACCTGATGATGCCGCGCATGAACGGCATGGACTTCCACGCGGCGCTGCACCGGCTGCGGCCGGAGCTCACGGGCCGGGTCATCTTCCTCACCGGCGGCGCGTTCACCCCCCAGGCCCGCTCCTTCCTCGAGCGCATCCCCAACCGCCGGGTGGAGAAGCCCTTCAACGCGCGCGCCCTCCTGGAGGTCACCCGCGAGGTGCTCGCCTCGGTGGGGTGA